Part of the Candidatus Poribacteria bacterium genome, CGAGTTACAATGGGGGGCTCGGACGGGTTCGCGATGCCCAAGCACTCGTCCGTTACCATAAAACGGGAGATCCGCTTCTCTGGGAACCTGTGAGTGTTACGCTCAGCAAATTGACGAAACAACACACCTCGATGCATCACGGGGTTTGGGAAGACGACAAACCGCCCCACGGCTATTTTGAAGGTGCCAGCGAGACGTTGGCGCACGTAGAACGCGTGATGCACTACTACGCACGCATCCGTTTCTATGAGGGATTACTGTTTTTCCTCTGAAGGGTTAAGCCTGATGGAAAATTTTATCTAACTGTTCAGAACGGTAGGCAAAGATTTTTTCTAAGTCCGGTCGGACAAAAAATTTCTCAATGACCCCACCACCCCAAACAGCGTATTCAACCGAATCTTTCACAACAACACCGTCCTCTGTCTCATCAAAGGTATGCGTATGTCGCCAAAGTCGATACGGACCGTGGCGTTGTTCATCTAAAAAACCGTGAGGCGGATTCCACTCCGTAATCTCGGTCTGCCAACGGATCGGGATGCCATGCAGTTTCAACTGATAGTCGATAAGCGTTCCGGCAAACATTTCAATCGGGGCAGGGGTGAGGATTTCTAAATTTAGCGATGGCGGTGTAATCAGAGCAAGGTTATGAGCATTAGAGAAAAATTCAAAAACTTCTGTCAGCGGTTGTTCCAGCGTGCGTTGTGATTTAAAAAGGAACGTTTTCATTTTTTTGCTCCTATTTTTCGATGTTAATATTGTTAACGATTTTTGTATATAAAGTTTACGACTGTTGTGTATTGAGAAGCGTAACTACGGCGAGAAGTTTATGTATTTTAGGTTGGGTGAGGGTATTGTCTAAAAATAGCCGTCAGCAGTCGGAAACCATCAGCCATCAGAAGTCGGGATTCGGAGATCCCTCCTACAGTGTGTCCACTATCAGTCATCGGTGTGGTTGGGAAACCACATCTATCGGGGCATGGACGGCGATTCGGTTCATGCCGCGTCAGGATCGGAGTCCTGTTCCAATTGTGCCAAGCGTTTGTCGAGTTCTTCCTGCTTCCGCTCCAAGTGTAGGACATACAGAATAAAGACTAACCAAATAATCAAATAGGCGGAGGCAAGATACTTCAGGCGTGTGCTTTGTGCCTTTTCCAGTTTTGCGACAGACAGTTGCACTGCTTCTGCTAAGAGGTCTTCATCTACTGGCGCTTCCGATTCCGAACTCGCTTCCCCAATAGCCTTCGCGACTTCGTCTTCCGTCAAGGTGACCGGGACTTGGGTTGCAAAGACGAATAACCCCAAAACCACCACAAAACTCACAAGAACCGCTATTTTCATTGAGATGCCTCCGATAAGTATTTCTGTCGGACGATTTCATAACGCGCTTCCGCCTTCTTCATCCGATACCGCACGATGAGCAGTAGAACGAACAGCATAATGAGTGCGAGCAGTGCCACCATCCATGTCTGCCGCATCGTCGTTTCAAGGTTCCATTTCGTGCCACGGTCTGGATGCAAGCCTCCGTGCCAGATGTCCACGGCATAATAGACGATGGGTACGTCAAGATAGGCAATGATACCGAGGACAGCGGAATAGAGTCTACGTTTGTCGCCTTCGAGCGCGGAACGGAGAATAAAATAACCGACATACATGAGCCAGAGAACGAGTGTGCTCGTGAGACGTGCTTCCCAATTCCACCATGTGTTCCAAGCATATCGCGCCCAGATTGGACCCGACAGGAGTGCGATTGTGCAAAAGACGAGACCCAGTTCCGCCGCGGCGACTGCGAGGAGATCGTCGTTGGATTTTCGCTGAATGAGGTACTTGATACTGAATACGCAGTTAACACCGAAGGCGACAAAAACGGTGAGTGCGGCAGAGACGTGATAGTAGAAGATTTTTTGGACTTCGAGCATTGTGCCTTCAATCCGGGCGTATCCGAAGATGAGATAGAGTGAGATAAAGACAAGGATGGCAGTGATAATACCTATAATTTTCATTTTTTAGACTCTTGGGCGCTGCTCCAATATCAAATCCACGGGACCGCCCGCAAGGAACAATTGGCAATCGGTTTCCGTCAGCGGTCAGGGGTGTTCGTCTTGCAAAAGTTGCCTCTTAAGATAGTCTCAAAATCCGTAGCTCGTAATGAAATGGAGACGGATATAAGCAACACGCGTCAAAGTTCAAACGCACATTGTTCCTCCGCAAGGTAAAATTAAAAATCCCACAGCTCACTCCCCGTTAGAATTTCGGGTCCGTCCGAGAGGATCGCAACTGTATGTTCAAAAAGTGCAGATAAGGTGCCATCAAGTGTTGCAACGCTCCAACCGTCGTCCAGTATCTGGACATCGGGGAGCCCAACGTTCACCATCGTTTCAATCGCGAGCACCATACCCGGTCTCAGACGTAAACCGCGCCCAGCGACCCCCATACAGGGCACCTCTGGTGCTTCGTGGAGATTCCGTCCGATGCCGTGTCCGGAGAAATTCTGGATTACAGAGAATCCTGCGGATTCCGCGCCATCTTGCAACTTAGAAGAGATGTCGCCGATACGGTTTCCCGGTTTCGCTTCAGCAATCGCGTCGTAAAGAGAACTGCGTGTCACTTTAAGCAACTGTGCGGCTGGCGGTGAGATGTCTCCAACGGGGAAGGTGTACGCGTTATCACCGTGGTAGCCGTCGATGCTGACA contains:
- a CDS encoding SRPBCC family protein, whose product is MKTFLFKSQRTLEQPLTEVFEFFSNAHNLALITPPSLNLEILTPAPIEMFAGTLIDYQLKLHGIPIRWQTEITEWNPPHGFLDEQRHGPYRLWRHTHTFDETEDGVVVKDSVEYAVWGGGVIEKFFVRPDLEKIFAYRSEQLDKIFHQA
- a CDS encoding CcmD family protein; the encoded protein is MKIAVLVSFVVVLGLFVFATQVPVTLTEDEVAKAIGEASSESEAPVDEDLLAEAVQLSVAKLEKAQSTRLKYLASAYLIIWLVFILYVLHLERKQEELDKRLAQLEQDSDPDAA
- the ccsA gene encoding cytochrome c biogenesis protein CcsA, which encodes MKIIGIITAILVFISLYLIFGYARIEGTMLEVQKIFYYHVSAALTVFVAFGVNCVFSIKYLIQRKSNDDLLAVAAAELGLVFCTIALLSGPIWARYAWNTWWNWEARLTSTLVLWLMYVGYFILRSALEGDKRRLYSAVLGIIAYLDVPIVYYAVDIWHGGLHPDRGTKWNLETTMRQTWMVALLALIMLFVLLLIVRYRMKKAEARYEIVRQKYLSEASQ
- the map gene encoding type I methionyl aminopeptidase; the protein is MDKVRIKNKLEIEKMKRSGKAAATVLKRIGAAIAPGVSTADLERISRDTIAEVNATSSFLGYQLPDHEPYPATICVSMNDIVIHGIPDEKEVLQEGDIIGIDTAVSIDGYHGDNAYTFPVGDISPPAAQLLKVTRSSLYDAIAEAKPGNRIGDISSKLQDGAESAGFSVIQNFSGHGIGRNLHEAPEVPCMGVAGRGLRLRPGMVLAIETMVNVGLPDVQILDDGWSVATLDGTLSALFEHTVAILSDGPEILTGSELWDF